In the genome of Lacerta agilis isolate rLacAgi1 chromosome 2, rLacAgi1.pri, whole genome shotgun sequence, one region contains:
- the TCF19 gene encoding transcription factor 19 has product MLSEALPCFQLLRMGPASPGDSPNRDLYTFRPARPSCTYRLGRRAEVCDVVLVSEENPALVSRIHAEIHAERDADSTAGEWRVGLVDYSTHGTYVNAVRVPHGQRVDLNDGDLLTFGHPSPVPEGCALPLPHGDSEFYFLFQKVHVRPQDFAAITEPKAPWASSCGFRPVLPSGNHRIRPLSRHSPTALSCRSKATLILSSIGSLSKLKPQPFTFSLGRGRCAEPPAQPKTSRNRRKSAHTLLPELEDEITRLEEEQPTPGKEQRLGGCAPCHSALRLQQRVPEASQNLQGDEGPPKLHVTPSGKRRGRPRKNPLGSTCQVFSQTLSTSEPCAAPRCHLPQDEMVEWVQCDGCDAWFHVACVGCSYSAVKEAEFCCAACRS; this is encoded by the exons ATGCTCTCCGAGGCCCTCCCCTGCTTCCAGTTACTCCGGATGGGCCCAGCTTCGCCCGGGGATTCACCCAACCGGGATCTCTACACCTTCCGGCCTGCTAGGCCCAGCTGCACTTATCGGCTGGGCCGCCGAGCTGAGGTCTGCGATGTTGTCCTGGTGTCGGAGGAGAACCCAGCCTTGGTCTCGCGGATCCATGCAGAGATCCATGCCGAGAGGGATGCTGACAGCACCGCCGGGGAGTGGCGAGTCGGCCTGGTGGACTACAGCACCCACG GTACTTACGTCAACGCCGTCCGGGTGCCCCACGGCCAGCGAGTGGACCTGAACGACGGAGACCTTCTGACCTTTGGCCACCCCAGCCCAGTCCCCGAGGGCTGTGCCCTGCCACTCCCGCACGGCGACTCCGAGTTCTACTTCCTCTTCCAGAAAGTCCACGTCCGGCCGCAGGACTTCGCTGCTATCACAGAGCCCAAAGCCCCCTGGGCCTCCTCCTGCGGCTTCCGGCCAGTGCTGCCCTCCGGCAACCACCGCATCCGCCCTCTGTCCCGCCACTCGCCCACCGCCCTCTCCTGCCGCTCCAAAGCCACCCTCATCCTCAGCTCCATCGGCAGCCTCAGCAAGCTCAAGCCGCAGCCCTTCACCTTCTCCCTGGGTCGCGGCCGGTGCGCGGAACCCCCCGCTCAGCCCAAAACCTCTCGGAACCGGCGCAAGTCGGCTCACACGCTGCTGCCCGAGCTGGAGGATGAGATCACGCGGCTCGAGGAGGAGCAGCCGACCCCAGGCAAGGAGCAGCGGCTGGGCGGTTGTGCTCCTTGCCATAGCGCCTTGCGGCTCCAGCAGAGAGTGCCGGAGGCGAGCCAGAACTTGCAGGGAGACGAGGGTCCTCCGAAGCTCCACGTCACACCCAGCGG GAAACGGCGTGGCCGGCCACGGAAGAACCCCTTGGGGAGCACTTGCCAAGTCTTCTCCCAGACTCTGTCCACGTCAGAGCCGTGTGCTGCCCCGAGGTGCCACCTTCCCCAGGACGAGATGGTGGAGTGGGTCCAGTGCGACGGCTGCGACGCCTGGTTCCATGTGGCTTGCGTGGGCTGCAGCTACAGCGCCGTGAAGGAGGCAGAGTTCTGCTGCGCCGCTTGCCGCTCTTAA